The Takifugu rubripes chromosome 7, fTakRub1.2, whole genome shotgun sequence genome has a segment encoding these proteins:
- the myh14 gene encoding myosin-10 isoform X6 → MSKATGGGANDVTRFLYSGVGPGSPASNSSFSAASQADWAAKRLVWVPSEKHGFESASIREERGDEVEVELTDSQRRVTLSREEVQRMNPPRFSKVEDMADLTCLNEASVLHNLRERYYSGLIYTYSGLFCVVVNPYKNLPVYTESIVEMYRGKKRHEMPPHIYAISEAAYRSMLQDREDQAILCTGESGAGKTENTKKVIQYLAHVASSHKGSTLGRNKDAIQMDGSRSLTRGSTLANRHMQFGELEKQLLQANPILEAFGNAKTVKNDNSSRFGKFIRINFDVAGYIVGANIETYLLEKSRAIRQAKDERTFHVFYQMLCGTSEELKEELLLGSVDEYRFLTCGSIPVPGQSDSENFTQTMDSMAIMGFTPEENISMLKVISAVLQFGNISFMKEKHHDQASMPDNTAAQKLCHLLGINVLEFTRAILTPRIKVGREYVQKAQTKEQADFAVEALAKATYERLFRWLVHRINRALDRRQRQGASFIGILDIAGFEIFQLNSFEQLCINYTNEKLQQLFNHTMFILEQEEYQREGIEWNFIDFGLDLQPCIDLIEKSAHPPGVLALLDEECWFPRATDRSFVEKLSAEQGSHPKFFRSKQPRGEVDFSIIHYAGKVDYKADDWLVKNMDPLNDNVASLLHQSSDHFVSELWKEVDRIVGLDQVSSGDSSGPVTFGAGGLKTKKGMFRTVGQLYKESLTKLMATLRNTNPNFLRCIIPNHEKRAGKLAPHLVLDQLRCNGVLEGIRICRQGFPNRVPFQEFRQRYEILTPNAIPRTFMDGKQASELMIKALELDHNLFRVGQSKVFFRAGVLAHLEEERDLKITDTIIRFQSISRGYLARKAFMKRQQQLSALRVMQRNCAAYLKLRNWQWWRLFTKVKPLLQVTRQDEEIQVRESQLLKAKENLNQVEVNYTELEKKHVQLLEEKAVLADQLQTEAELLAEAEDMRARLASRKQELEEVISELETRLEEEEERGVQLNNERKKIQQIVQDLEEQLEEEESARQRLLLEKVTLDTKVKSLETDLMNAVEQRDRLSKEKKNFEERLSEVTDQLTEEEEKSKSLNKLKNKQEAIIADLEERLKREEQSRLEQEKWKRKMENEAVDAQDQLSDLGMVLADLRGSLAQKEKEITTLQGRLEEEGARRAEAQRALKEALSQVSELKEEVENERLSKDRAEKQKRDMSEELEALKTELEDTLDTTAAQQELRSRRETELHDLQRCVEEETRHHEAQLSEMRLKHSAAIDGLQEQLDNSKRARQSLEKAKALLEEERQNLTSELKSLQTGRMESERGRKRAESQLQELSARLAQADREREDREERVQKLQSEIETVSSTLSSSETKSLRFSKEVNSLESQLNDAKESLQDETRQKMTLATRVRALEEEKNGLMERLEEEEERSKELSRQIQTLSQQLAELRKQSEEVNSAVETGEEMRRKLQRELDSAVEKERQKEEEKERVERQRERLREEIEDLTLALQRERQNCVALEKRQKKFDQCLAEEKAVSTRLAEERDRAEADSREKETKYLALSRALQDVQDQRDELERVNKQLRLEMEQLVNQQDDVGKNVHELERNCRTLETEAQNLRVQTQELEEELSEAENSRLRLEVTLQALKAQFEREISTAEEKGEEKRRALSKQVRELEIQLEEERSQRSQAMSSRKQLDAELQESEAQLETASRGKEEAMKQLRRLQGQMKEILRELDDTKLSREEIIAQSKDGEKKMQTLEAEVLHLSEELAVSERQKRQAQQERDELADEMVNSSSGKTALSEEKRRLEARVGQLEEELEEEQSNSELMSERLRKNALQMETLAVQLQGERTLAQKAEAARDQLEKQNKELKTRLTDLEGVVRGKHKLSVAALEAKIESMEEQLEQERQERAIANKLVRKAEKKLKEALMQSEDERRHADQYREQLDKSMVRLKQLKRQLEEVEEENSRSNAQRRKLQRELEELSDSGQSMTREITTLRNQLSVPDWRTDKRAPLPLSMRGRRALVDDFSLENSDSEELPASPTPSSGLPRTPTPSSEHSQDPGQPAHSVNNTE, encoded by the exons ATGTCCAAGGCCACAGGGGGCGGTGCCAACGATGTCACCCGCTTCCTGTATTCGGGGGTGGGACCCGGTTCGCCCGCCTCCAATTCGTCGTTCTCCGCCGCCAGCCAGGCCGACTGGGCAGCAAAGAGGCTGGTGTGGGTGCCCTCAGAGAAGCACGGCTTTGAG TCGGCCAGTATCCGGGAGGAGCGCGGCGATGAGGTGGAGGTTGAGCTGACAGACAGCCAGAGGCGCGTCACATTGTccagggaggaggtgcagaggatGAACCCCCCACGCTTCAGTAAAGTGGAAGACATGGCTGACCTCACCTGCCTGAACGAGGCCTCGGTGCTGCACAACCTGAGAGAGAGATACTACTCCGGCTTGATCTAT ACGTATTCGGGGCTGTTCTGCGTGGTAGTGAACCCTTACAAGAACCTGCCCGTCTACACAGAGTCCATCGTGGAGATGTACAGGGGCAAGAAACGCCACGAAATGCCCCCTCACATCTACGCCATATCAGAAGCTGCCTATCGGAGCATGTTGCAAG ACAGGGAGGATCAGGCCATCCTCTGCAC AGGCGAGTCTGGggctggaaaaacagaaaacacaaagaaagtcATCCAGTATTTGGCTCATGTTGCCTCCTCCCACAAGGGCAGCACTCTTGGCAGGAACAAGGACGCCATACAG ATGGATGGCTCTAGGTCTCTAACGAGGGGCAGCACTTTGGCAAACAGG CATATGCAGTTT GGCGAGCTGgagaaacagctgctgcaggccaACCCCATACTGGAGGCCTTTGGCAACGCAAAGACCGTCAAGAACGACAACTCCTCCAGATTT GGTAAATTCATCCGCATCAATTTTGACGTGGCGGGGTACATCGTCGGTGCCAACATCGAGACCT acctcCTTGAAAAGTCCCGAGCCATCCGGCAGGCTAAAGATGAGCGGACGTTCCACGTCTTCTACCAGATGTTGTGTGGAACGTCTGAGGAGTTGAAGG AGGAGCTGCTCTTAGGAAGTGTTGATGAGTATCGCTTTCTCACCTGTGGGTCCATCCCTGTTCCTGGTCAGAGCGATTCAGAGAACTTCACCCAGACCATGGACTCCATGGCAATCATGGGCTTCACGCCAGAAGAGAACATAT CCATGCTTAAAGTGATCTCTGCTGTGCTCCAGTTTGGGAACATTTCCTTTATGAAGGAGAAGCACCACGACCAGGCGTCCATGCCTGATAACACAGCTGCTCAGAAACTGTGCCATCTGCTCGGCATCAACGTGCTGGAGTTCACCCGCGCCATCCTCACTCCCAGGATTAAAGTGGGTCGAGAGTATGTGCAGAAGGCCCAGACCAAAGAGCAG GCTGACTTTGCCGTTGAGGCGCTGGCCAAGGCCACATACGAGCGTCTGTTCCGATGGCTGGTTCACAGGATCAACAGAGCTCTGGACCGCAGACAAAGACAAGGAGCCTCCTTCATTGGAATCCTGGATATCGCTGGGTTTGAAATCTTCCAG tTAAACTCTTTTGAGCAGCTGTGCATCAACTACACCaacgagaagctgcagcagctcttcaacCACACCATGTTcatcctggagcaggaggagtacCAGCGGGAGGGAATCGAGTGGAATTTTATTGACTTTGGCCTGGATTTGCAGCCCTGCATTGACCTCATTGAAAAATCc GCTCACCCCCCTGGTGTTCTGGCCCTGCTGGACGAGGAGTGCTGGTTTCCCCGGGCAACGGACCGCTCATTTGTAGAGAAGCTCTCTGCGGAACAAGGCAGCCATCCAAAGTTCTTCCGATCAAAACAGCCACGCGGGGAAGTAGATTTCTCTATCATCCACTATGCTGGCAAG GTGGATTATAAGGCAGACGACTGGCTGGTGAAGAACATGGATCCACTGAACGATAACGTGGCTTCTCTTCTCCACCAGTCATCTGATCATTTTGTTTCAGAACTTTGGAAGGAAG TGGACAGGATTGTGGGTCTGGACCAGGTGTCATCAGGAGACAGCAGCGGGCCGGTCACATTCGGAGCAGGAGGTCTGAAGACAAAGAAGGGAATGTTCAGAACTGTCGGACAACTTTACAAGGAGTCTCTCACCAAACTGATGGCCACACTGAGGAACACCAACCCCAACTTCCTCCGCTGCATAATCCCGAACCACGAGAAGCGG GCGGGTAAACTGGCTCCCCATCTGGTTTTGGACCAGCTGAGGTGTAATGGTGTTTTGGAAGGGATCCGTATCTGCCGACAAGGCTTCCCGAACCGCGTCCCCTTCCAAGAATTCAGACAAAG ATACGAGATCCTAACTCCCAATGCGATTCCTCGAACCTTCATGGATGGCAAACAAGCATCGGAGCTGATG ATCAAAGCTTTGGAGCTGGATCACAACCTGTTCAGAGTGGGTCAAAGCAAAGTCTTCTTCCGCGCAGGAGTCCTGGCTCATCTCGAAGAAGAGAGAGATTTAAAGATTACTGACACGATCATACGGTTCCAGAGCATCTCTAGAGGTTACCTCGCCCGCAA AGCCTTTatgaagaggcagcagcagctaagTGCCCTGAGGGTGATGCAGAGGAACTGTGCTGCCTACCTCAAATTGCGGAACTGGCAATGGTGGCGGCTCTTCACTAAG GTGAAGCCCCTGCTTCAGGTGACGCGGCAAGATGAGGAGATCCAGGTGAGGGAAAGCCAGCTGCTGAAAGCCAAGGAGAATCTCAACCAAGTAGAGGTGAACTACACAGAGCTGGAAAAGAAGCATGTTCAG ctgctggaggagaaggcgGTGCTGGCGGATCAGCTGCAGACGGAAGCGGAGCTGTTAGCAGAGGCAGAGGACATGAGGGCCAGGCTGGCCAGTCGcaaacaggagctggaggaagtgatcAGTGAGCTGGAGACgcgactggaggaagaggaggagagaggagtgcAGCTGAACAACGAGAGGAAGAAGATACAGCAGATCGTCCAG GACCTGGAAGAGCAattggaagaggaggagagtgctcggcagcgcctcctgctggagaAGGTTACGTTAGACACCAAAGTTAAGAGCCTGGAAACTGACCTGATGAATGCTGTTGAACAAAGGGACCGACTTAGCAAG gagaagaaaaactTTGAGGAGCGTCTGAGCGAGGTGACGGATCAActcacagaagaagaggagaaatccAAAAGTCTGAATAAACTTAAGAACAAGCAAGAGGCCATTATTGCTGACCTAGAGG AACGTCTAAAGCGGGAGGAGCAGAGTCGCCTGGAGCAGGAGAAATGGAAAAGGAAGATGGAGAACGAGGCCGTGGATGCCCAGGACCAGCTGTCAGACCTGGGCATGGTGCTTGCTGATCTGAGGGGCAGTCTGGctcagaaggagaaggaaatcaCCACATTGCAGGGCCG CTTGGAGGAGGAAGGGGCCCGTCGCGCAGAAGCACAGCGAGCACTCAAGGAGGCTTTGTCCCAGGTGTCCGAACTcaaggaggaagtggagaatGAACGCTTGTCAAAAGACAGGGCGGAGAAACAGAAGCGCGACATgagtgaggagctggaggctttGAAAACTGAGCTGGAGGACACGCTGGACACGACGGCCGCCCAGCAGGAGCTAAG GTCTCGAAGGGAGACAGAGCTTCATGATCTCCAGAGGTGTGTTGAGGAAGAGACACGTCACCATGAGGCGCAGCTGTCAGAGATGAGGCTCAAACACAGCGCTGCCATAGATGGTCTGCAGGAACAGTTGGACAATAGCAAGAGG GCACGCCAGTCGCTGGAAAAAGCCAAAGCCCTGTTGGAGGAAGAGAGGCAGAACCTGACATCCGAACTGAAGAGCCTGCAGACAGGTCGgatggagagcgagagaggccgCAAGAGGGCTGAGagtcagctgcaggagctcagcGCCCGACTGGCTCAGGccgacagagagagggaggacagggaggaacgggtgcagaagctgcag TCGGAGATCGAGACTGTTTCCAGCACTTTGTCCTCCTCTGAGACAAAATCCCTTCGCTTCTCCAAAGAGGTCAACAGTCTGGAGAGTCAGCTGAACGATGCCAAG gaATCGCTGCAGGATGAAACCCGACAAAAGATGACTCTGGCCACTCGGGTGCgagcgctggaggaggagaagaatggACTGATGGAAAGGcttgaagaagaggaggagagaagcaaAGAGTTGTCTCGGCAGATCCAGACTCTTAGCCAGCAG CTGGCTGAGCTACGCAAGCAGTCGGAGGAGGTCAACAGTGCCGTGGAGACCGGGGAGGAGATGCGTAGGAAACTCCAGAGAGAGCTGGACAGCGCCGTCGAGAAGGAGcgacagaaggaggaggagaaggagcgagTGGAGCGGCAGAGGGAGCGACTGAGGGAGGAGATCGAGGACTTGACGCTCGCCCTGCAGAGGGAGCGGCAGAACTGCGTGGCCCtggagaagaggcagaagaaatTCGACCAG TGTTTGGCAGAGGAGAAGGCGGTGAGCACGCGGCTGGCCGAGGAGCGAGACCGAGCCGAAGCCGACAGCCGAGAGAAGGAGACCAAATACCTCGCGCTTTCCCGAGCCCTGCAG GATGTCCAGGACCAAAGGGACGAGTTAGAGAGGGTCAACAAGCAGCTCCGCCTGGAAATGGAACAGCTTGTGAACCAGCAGGATGATGTGGGCAAGAAT GTCCACGAACTGGAGCGGAACTGCCGGACCTTAGAAACAGAAGCTCAGAATCTGCGAGTTCAGacacaggagctggaggaggagctgtcggAGGCGGAGAACTCCAGGCTGAGGCTGGAGGTCACCCTGCAGGCGCTGAAGGCTCAGTTCGAGAGGGAGATTAGCACTGctgaagagaagggggaggagaagaggagagcacTGAGCAAACAG GTGAGGGAGTTGGAGatccagctggaggaagagaggagtcAGCGCTCTCAGGCCATGTCATCCAGGAAGCAGCTggatgcagagctgcaggaatcGGAGGCACAGCTGGAAACAGCCAGCCGTGGAAAAGAAGAGGCCATGAAGCAGCTGCGGCGGCTCCAG GGCCAAATGAAAGAAATTCTGCGCGAGCTGGACGACACCAAATTGTCCCGCGAGGAGATTATCGCACAGTCCAAAGACGGCGAGAAGAAGATGCAGACGCTGGAGGCAGAAGTGCTGCACTTGTCTGAG GAGCTGGCCGTATCCGAGAGGCAGAAGAGACAGGCGCAGCAGGAGAGGGACGAGCTGGCGGATGAGATGGtcaacagcagctctgggaa GACGGCGCTGtctgaggagaagaggaggttGGAGGCGCGCGTTggccagctggaggaggagctggaggaggagcagagcaactCCGAACTGATGTCAGAGAGGCTACGGAAGAACGCTCTGCAG ATGGAGACTCTGGcggtgcagctgcagggagaGAGAACCTTGGCCCAGAAAGCAGAGGCTGCCCGGGACCAGTTGGAGAAGCAGAACAAGGAGCTGAAGACCCGCCTGACAGATCTGGAGGGAGTGGTGAGGGGCAAACACAAGCTCAGCGTCGCCGCCCTGGAGGCCAAGATTGAGTCAATGGAGGAACAACTGGAGCAGGAAAGACA GGAACGAGCTATTGCCAACAAACTGGTGCGAAAGGCAGAGAAGAAACTGAAGGAGGCATTGATGCAATCTGAGGACGAGAGACGCCACGCGGACCAGTACAGAGAACAG ctgGATAAGTCGATGGTGCGtctgaagcagctgaagaggcagctggaggaggtggaggaggagaactcCCGCTCCAACGCCCAGAGAAGGaagctgcagagggagctggaggagctgagcgaCAGCGGCCAGAGCATGACGCGCGAGATCACCACGCTCCGCAACCAGCTCAG CGTCCCTGACTGGAGAACAGATAA GCGCGCTCCTCTGCCGCTCTCCATGCGTGGACGCAGAGCTCTGGTCGACGACTTCTCGCTGGAGAACTCGGACTCGGAGGAGCTTCCCGCCTCGCCCACGCCCTCGTCCGGGCTCCCGAGGACCCCGACTCCCTCCTCGGAACACAGCCAGGATCCTGGACAACCAGCCCACAGCGTCAACAACACCGAGTGA